Proteins encoded by one window of Cylindrospermum stagnale PCC 7417:
- the nifN gene encoding nitrogenase iron-molybdenum cofactor biosynthesis protein NifN: MAIVSVTSTSVAVNPLKQSQAVGATLAFLGFQGMKPLLHGSPGCSAFTKFPIVEHLRETIPLSSTAMTEVSTILGGEEKVERAVMTLVQNYQPEMIGLFTTGLTETRGDDMGRFIKEIRQRHPELDNLPIFLVSTPDFKGTLQDGFAAAVESIVKEIPQKGGRGAYNPQLVTILASSAFTPGDIQEIKDIVTSFGLQPIVVPDLSTLLEGHLVDSSRVITANGTTLTQLQEISRCGFTLALGESMRGAAQILSQKFCIPYEVFGELTGLEATDKFLQALADMSGTRVSEKYRRQRCQLQRVLLDTHFYFGGKRVSLALEPDLLWSTVCFLRSLGVQIHAAVTSTRSPLLDKLPITSVTIGDLEDFEQLAVGSDLLIGNSFVSPIAKRLNIPLCRQGIPIFDRLGNSQSSKIGYQGTMQLLFEIGNLLLAEEEVKVEYSN, encoded by the coding sequence ATGGCAATTGTTAGCGTTACTAGCACATCAGTTGCAGTTAATCCCCTTAAGCAAAGTCAAGCTGTGGGTGCAACTTTAGCTTTTTTAGGATTTCAGGGAATGAAGCCTTTGTTACATGGTTCTCCTGGCTGTAGTGCCTTTACTAAGTTCCCAATAGTAGAGCATTTGCGTGAGACGATTCCTCTTTCAAGTACAGCTATGACCGAGGTTTCAACTATTTTGGGTGGTGAGGAAAAGGTGGAACGGGCAGTTATGACCTTGGTGCAAAATTATCAGCCAGAAATGATTGGTTTGTTTACCACAGGACTGACAGAAACCAGAGGTGATGACATGGGGCGGTTTATTAAAGAGATTCGCCAACGTCACCCAGAATTAGATAATTTGCCGATTTTTTTAGTCTCGACACCGGATTTTAAAGGTACTTTGCAGGATGGTTTTGCGGCTGCGGTAGAGAGCATAGTTAAGGAAATTCCTCAAAAAGGCGGCAGGGGAGCTTACAATCCTCAGTTAGTGACAATTTTGGCGAGTTCTGCTTTCACTCCAGGAGATATCCAAGAAATCAAAGATATTGTTACTTCTTTTGGATTACAGCCGATTGTTGTTCCTGACCTTTCTACTTTACTAGAAGGTCATTTAGTTGATTCCTCTAGGGTAATTACAGCCAATGGCACTACTCTGACACAATTACAAGAAATCAGCCGCTGTGGGTTTACTTTGGCATTAGGGGAGAGTATGCGGGGTGCCGCGCAAATTTTATCGCAGAAATTCTGCATACCCTATGAGGTGTTTGGTGAGTTAACTGGATTAGAAGCAACAGACAAATTCCTCCAAGCTTTAGCAGATATGAGTGGCACGAGGGTATCAGAGAAATACCGCCGCCAACGCTGCCAGCTGCAACGGGTCTTGTTAGATACTCACTTTTATTTTGGTGGTAAGCGAGTCTCTTTAGCACTAGAACCGGATTTGCTGTGGTCAACAGTTTGTTTTTTGCGATCGCTAGGTGTGCAAATTCACGCGGCGGTTACGTCCACACGCTCTCCGCTGCTAGACAAACTGCCGATTACTAGTGTGACTATTGGTGATTTGGAAGATTTTGAGCAACTGGCGGTTGGGTCTGATCTGCTGATCGGCAATTCTTTCGTGAGTCCGATTGCTAAACGCCTGAATATTCCTCTGTGTCGTCAAGGCATTCCTATTTTTGACCGCTTGGGTAATAGTCAGTCCAGTAAAATTGGCTACCAAGGTACTATGCAGCTTTTATTTGAGATTGGTAACTTGCTTTTAGCAGAAGAGGAGGTGAAAGTTGAGTATTCCAATTAG
- a CDS encoding TRC40/GET3/ArsA family transport-energizing ATPase: MRVILMTGKGGVGKTSVAAATGLRCAELGHRTLVLSTDPAHSLADSFDLELGHAAKQIRPNLWGAELDALQELEGNWGAVKRYITQVLQARGLDGIQAEELAILPGMDEIFGLVRMKRHYDEGEYDVLIIDSAPTGTALRLLSLPEVGGWYMRRFYKPFQNISVALRPLVEPFFRPIAGFSLPDREVMDAPYEFYEQIEALEKVLTDNTQTSVRLVTNPEKMVIKESLRAHAYLSLYNVATDLVIANRIIPAEVTDPFFQRWKESQEQYRQEIHDNFHPLPVKEVPLYSEEMCGLAALERLKETLYKDEDPSQVYYKETTLRVVQENNQYSLELYLPGIPKNQVQLSKTGDELNITIGNHRRNLVLPQALAALQPAGAKMEDDYLKIRFAEIAKV, translated from the coding sequence ATGCGTGTAATTTTAATGACAGGGAAAGGCGGCGTGGGCAAAACCTCCGTAGCCGCAGCGACTGGACTGCGTTGTGCCGAACTAGGCCATCGCACACTGGTTTTGAGCACAGATCCTGCTCACTCTCTAGCAGACAGTTTTGATCTAGAGTTAGGACACGCAGCAAAACAAATTCGCCCTAATTTATGGGGTGCAGAACTGGATGCGCTACAAGAACTAGAAGGCAATTGGGGTGCGGTGAAGCGCTATATTACCCAAGTTTTACAAGCCAGAGGTTTAGACGGGATACAAGCGGAAGAATTGGCAATTTTACCAGGCATGGATGAGATTTTTGGCTTGGTAAGGATGAAACGCCATTACGATGAAGGGGAGTATGATGTCTTGATTATCGACTCAGCCCCCACCGGCACAGCATTACGGTTGTTGAGTTTACCAGAAGTCGGTGGCTGGTACATGCGCCGGTTCTACAAACCATTTCAAAACATTTCGGTAGCACTTCGACCTCTGGTTGAACCTTTTTTTAGACCAATTGCTGGTTTTTCTTTACCAGACAGAGAGGTGATGGATGCACCTTACGAGTTTTATGAGCAAATAGAAGCTCTGGAAAAAGTATTAACTGACAATACGCAAACTTCAGTGCGTCTGGTCACCAATCCAGAAAAGATGGTGATTAAAGAATCTCTCCGCGCTCATGCTTATCTGAGTTTATATAACGTCGCCACTGATTTAGTTATAGCTAATCGCATTATTCCTGCCGAAGTCACAGATCCATTTTTCCAACGGTGGAAAGAAAGTCAGGAGCAATATCGCCAAGAGATTCATGACAATTTCCATCCTCTGCCGGTGAAGGAGGTACCACTTTACTCTGAGGAAATGTGTGGTTTGGCAGCTTTAGAACGGCTGAAAGAAACTCTTTACAAAGATGAAGATCCATCTCAGGTTTATTACAAAGAAACAACTCTCAGGGTAGTTCAAGAGAACAACCAATATAGTTTGGAACTTTATTTACCGGGTATTCCCAAAAATCAAGTTCAACTCAGTAAAACCGGGGATGAATTAAACATTACCATTGGCAACCACCGCCGTAACTTAGTATTGCCACAAGCCTTGGCAGCACTCCAACCCGCAGGAGCAAAGATGGAAGATGATTATCTAAAAATCCGCTTTGCTGAGATTGCGAAGGTTTAA
- a CDS encoding DUF2358 domain-containing protein, with protein MDIIQILKDDYQRFPVNQTYSIYAPDVYFQDPLNQFRGVKRYQKMINFIQTWFINPKMDLHNIQQLGDKIKTEWTLGWNTPLPWKPRISISGWSELGLNSDGFIVSHIDYWHCSRLDVLKQHFFP; from the coding sequence ATGGATATAATTCAAATTCTTAAAGACGATTATCAAAGATTTCCTGTTAATCAAACTTACAGTATTTACGCTCCTGATGTTTATTTTCAAGATCCGCTGAATCAATTTCGTGGTGTTAAACGCTATCAAAAGATGATTAATTTCATCCAAACTTGGTTTATAAATCCCAAAATGGACTTGCATAACATTCAACAATTGGGAGACAAAATTAAAACTGAGTGGACACTCGGCTGGAATACCCCCCTCCCTTGGAAACCACGCATCTCCATTTCTGGCTGGAGTGAATTAGGTCTTAACTCAGACGGATTCATTGTTTCCCACATTGATTATTGGCATTGTTCTCGCCTAGACGTGCTAAAGCAGCATTTTTTCCCTTAA
- a CDS encoding DUF1821 domain-containing protein, translating into MTLEEIASTLTELFGAETVDAIAPGSWQVETSAFRLLVLLSEDHAWLRVLLPILPVQEAQPFLEQFLEANFDDTQEVRYAVHDGVVWGVFQHNSGTLTSADLSNAIARLVSLHQVGLDDVFNRLVETRIQQIITAAKQQGQSLPATMQTLERFYAEGMLGGLEQTPEAREQTLAAWRRRLESLWNGI; encoded by the coding sequence ATGACACTGGAAGAAATAGCGAGCACGCTGACAGAATTATTTGGTGCGGAAACTGTAGATGCTATCGCACCTGGATCGTGGCAAGTAGAAACTTCGGCTTTTCGGCTGTTAGTGCTGCTGTCGGAAGATCACGCTTGGCTGCGAGTCCTACTGCCTATTCTACCCGTCCAAGAAGCCCAACCTTTTTTAGAGCAGTTCCTAGAAGCTAACTTTGATGACACTCAGGAAGTACGCTACGCTGTGCATGATGGGGTAGTTTGGGGCGTATTTCAACACAACAGCGGTACTTTAACCAGTGCAGACTTGAGTAATGCGATCGCACGGCTGGTTTCTCTCCATCAAGTAGGCTTAGACGATGTCTTCAATCGATTGGTTGAAACCCGCATCCAGCAAATTATCACAGCCGCAAAACAGCAAGGACAATCACTCCCAGCCACAATGCAAACCCTAGAACGCTTTTATGCAGAAGGTATGCTTGGGGGATTAGAGCAAACCCCAGAAGCGCGAGAACAAACCCTAGCTGCTTGGCGGCGTCGCTTAGAAAGCCTTTGGAACGGAATATAG
- a CDS encoding phosphodiester glycosidase family protein, producing the protein MATGLLSGCKEMAANSAPKPSQTCPGKDANFSIEFFKTNNRGEKSAKGINHVIIFNPKSAALDFKVNVGLSHQLYAKNTRGKLRQEYVPKQFHQIISDSNSKLAGKTPIAAINADYIDTVNKPQGLNISRGVEYSGAFKTKRSSFGISGGKPQQRRATIQNGRRNADILNYNLVGGNGRFYSQGKFKDICKALGEFACKGATNRSMAAITNQGYVILLVNDVKANSSIEFSSVNQELLPSEFDDVLEGIARKNCLGNIQEGILFDGGQSPGLYYNNKIYVQNLGPIGSVFLIYKK; encoded by the coding sequence ATGGCTACAGGCTTATTATCAGGTTGCAAAGAAATGGCAGCCAATTCAGCACCTAAACCATCTCAAACTTGTCCTGGTAAGGATGCCAACTTCAGTATTGAATTTTTTAAAACCAATAATCGAGGTGAAAAATCTGCCAAAGGCATTAATCATGTAATTATTTTTAATCCCAAATCAGCAGCATTAGATTTTAAAGTTAATGTGGGTTTATCTCATCAACTCTATGCTAAAAATACTAGAGGTAAACTGCGTCAAGAATACGTGCCAAAACAGTTTCATCAAATTATCTCTGATAGCAATTCAAAATTAGCAGGTAAAACACCAATTGCGGCGATTAATGCTGATTATATAGATACTGTTAATAAACCCCAAGGCTTAAATATTTCTCGTGGAGTTGAATATTCAGGAGCATTTAAAACCAAGCGTTCTTCTTTTGGAATATCGGGAGGTAAACCCCAGCAGAGAAGAGCTACTATTCAGAATGGTAGAAGAAATGCTGATATTCTTAATTATAATTTGGTGGGAGGTAATGGCAGATTTTATAGTCAGGGTAAGTTTAAAGATATTTGTAAAGCTTTAGGAGAATTTGCCTGTAAAGGTGCGACTAATCGTTCTATGGCAGCTATCACAAATCAAGGTTATGTTATTTTGCTGGTGAATGATGTAAAAGCCAATTCAAGTATTGAGTTTTCTTCAGTTAATCAAGAGTTGCTACCAAGTGAGTTTGATGATGTTTTAGAAGGTATTGCTCGCAAGAATTGTTTAGGTAATATTCAAGAAGGCATATTATTTGATGGTGGTCAGTCTCCGGGGTTGTATTACAACAATAAAATCTATGTACAAAACCTTGGGCCAATTGGTTCAGTTTTTTTAATTTATAAAAAATAA
- a CDS encoding DUF4912 domain-containing protein, which yields MAKERPPLEEMTLRQLRKVASEYAISRYSRMRKSQLLASIQEVQRSKFSLSPSRSLEAQETVEAAKFELGQEDRTGGSFADVDEALADLPGGYGDSRIVLLPRDPQWAYTYWDVPNEQKEELRRQGGQQLALRIYDVTDINGEYQSPHSIQEYPADELAREWYLPIPVSDRDYVIDIGYRTADGRWLVLASSARVHIPPVYPSDWIEDVFITVDFEQELRGKTQYELIPPAKKIATTAAAANGNPIYEQIFGLAESAEAQRVAGSLFGSMQQVPGSARPEQAISSYVFPSGVGLWAVPTVSGLTMSGVGMSGVGFSASAVPVRPRKFWLIADAELIVYGATEPDATVTIGGRPIKLNPDGTFRFQMSFQDGVIDYPILAVAADGEQTRSIHMNFERETPSRNTNTKEDAVLEWLA from the coding sequence ATGGCAAAAGAACGCCCGCCGCTAGAGGAGATGACATTACGACAACTACGCAAAGTTGCTAGTGAATATGCTATCTCTCGCTACAGTCGAATGCGTAAATCACAATTGTTGGCATCGATCCAAGAAGTTCAGCGCAGTAAATTTTCTCTTAGTCCATCTCGTTCACTAGAGGCACAAGAAACCGTGGAAGCCGCAAAATTTGAATTAGGTCAAGAAGATCGCACTGGTGGCTCTTTTGCTGATGTTGATGAAGCACTCGCAGATTTACCAGGTGGTTACGGTGACAGCCGCATTGTCCTTTTACCCCGTGATCCTCAGTGGGCTTACACTTACTGGGATGTTCCCAATGAACAAAAAGAAGAACTGCGCCGCCAAGGTGGACAACAACTAGCGCTACGAATTTATGATGTCACCGACATCAATGGCGAATACCAAAGTCCCCACAGCATCCAGGAATATCCTGCTGACGAACTAGCAAGAGAGTGGTATCTACCGATTCCCGTGAGCGATCGCGATTATGTAATCGATATCGGCTACCGCACTGCTGATGGTCGTTGGTTAGTACTCGCTAGTTCTGCTAGAGTACACATCCCTCCCGTCTATCCTTCTGACTGGATTGAAGACGTCTTCATCACTGTCGACTTTGAGCAAGAACTGCGCGGTAAGACTCAGTACGAACTCATTCCCCCAGCCAAGAAGATTGCCACCACTGCCGCTGCTGCCAATGGCAACCCCATTTACGAACAAATCTTTGGCTTGGCAGAATCTGCTGAAGCGCAACGGGTTGCTGGTTCTCTGTTCGGTTCCATGCAGCAAGTACCTGGTTCCGCACGCCCCGAACAAGCTATCAGTTCCTACGTTTTCCCCTCTGGCGTTGGTTTGTGGGCAGTTCCCACCGTATCTGGTTTAACCATGTCCGGTGTTGGGATGTCTGGTGTTGGTTTCTCAGCTTCCGCTGTTCCAGTCCGTCCACGCAAATTCTGGTTAATTGCTGATGCTGAGTTAATTGTCTACGGTGCAACTGAACCTGACGCTACCGTAACCATTGGTGGTCGTCCAATTAAGCTGAATCCAGATGGTACATTCCGGTTCCAAATGTCCTTCCAAGATGGTGTAATTGATTACCCAATTTTGGCAGTTGCTGCTGATGGTGAGCAAACCCGCTCAATTCACATGAACTTTGAACGTGAAACACCATCTCGGAACACCAACACCAAGGAAGATGCTGTTCTCGAATGGCTTGCATAA
- a CDS encoding IMS domain-containing protein yields the protein MRIPLDYYRILGLPLAASEEQLRQAYSDRIVQLPRREYSTAAISSRKQLIEEAFVVLSEPKDRSKYDQLYLAHAYDPDRSAATVATENHTESNHREHDAQSLSIEIAQEELVGALLILQELGEYELVLKLGRPYLVNKNVAVDAKAGNGLASESVLNSAELPDIILTVALACLELGREQWQQGHYENTAISLETGEELLSRYGLFSGVQAEMAADLNKLRPYRILELLALPQEKTAERRQGLELLQNILEDRGGIDGTGNDESGLNVDDFLRFIQQLRNYLTVAEQHKLFEAESKRPSAVATYLAVYALIARGFAQRQPALIRQAKQMLMRLGKRQDVHLEQSLCALLLGQTEEATRVLEMSQEYEALAFIREKSQDSPDLLPGLCLYGEQWLQQEVFPHFRDLTRQQASLKDYFADQQVQAYLEALPTDAETTNEWAVINRQPFPQPQANHPRRRRSNSTGVAQQFNHSSTPDPELPEAAITEKPENSHPSPPRGNASPTATSGSKKPEIPVAQFPTLESLDRGIKHHTNGSKSSAAPIPTQKRRRRKSTQTNIQEQVLERQRYPQRRRTFAQTLEGKTRLVWTVFISLAGILVFWLLVSTTFGWISSLFSPKPSLQGEQLAVQLNQPPIAIPDRNSKPQPPEGALTTATAEEVIQTWLSTKATALGPSHEIDSLEQILAGSALSQWRLIAQQNRVENHYRKYDHSLKVESVDKTESDPNRVAVKATVKEITKFYENGQLKKSSEENLRVRYDLIRREGVWRIQGMSVVNQII from the coding sequence GTGCGAATTCCGCTAGATTACTACCGAATTTTAGGACTACCGTTAGCGGCAAGTGAAGAACAATTGCGGCAGGCATACAGCGATCGCATTGTACAATTGCCAAGACGTGAATATTCAACCGCAGCAATCTCTTCTCGTAAACAACTTATAGAAGAAGCTTTCGTAGTTTTATCAGAGCCAAAAGACCGCAGCAAGTACGATCAGCTGTACCTTGCTCATGCCTATGATCCTGATAGATCTGCTGCTACAGTGGCAACGGAAAATCACACAGAAAGCAACCACAGGGAGCATGATGCCCAGAGTCTGAGCATCGAAATCGCCCAAGAGGAATTAGTTGGGGCGCTATTAATTCTCCAAGAGCTAGGGGAATACGAACTTGTGCTGAAACTAGGTCGTCCCTATTTGGTGAATAAAAATGTTGCAGTCGATGCCAAAGCGGGCAATGGTCTGGCCAGCGAGTCCGTCCTCAACAGTGCTGAACTACCAGACATTATTCTCACCGTTGCCCTAGCTTGCCTAGAACTCGGTCGTGAACAATGGCAGCAAGGTCACTACGAAAATACCGCCATATCCCTAGAAACTGGTGAGGAATTGTTGTCACGGTACGGGCTATTCTCCGGCGTCCAAGCGGAAATGGCGGCGGATCTGAACAAGCTGCGACCATACCGAATTTTGGAGTTACTGGCACTACCTCAAGAAAAGACTGCTGAACGCCGCCAAGGTTTAGAATTATTGCAGAACATTTTAGAAGACCGTGGCGGCATTGATGGCACTGGCAATGATGAATCGGGTTTAAACGTAGATGATTTTCTGCGATTTATCCAGCAGTTACGCAACTATTTAACAGTCGCAGAACAGCACAAGCTCTTTGAAGCCGAAAGCAAGCGTCCCTCAGCTGTCGCTACATATTTAGCTGTCTATGCTTTGATAGCACGGGGATTTGCCCAACGCCAACCAGCATTAATTCGGCAAGCAAAGCAAATGCTGATGCGTCTGGGTAAGCGCCAAGATGTGCATTTAGAACAATCCCTATGTGCCCTTTTACTGGGGCAAACAGAAGAAGCCACCCGTGTTTTAGAAATGAGTCAGGAATATGAAGCTTTAGCTTTTATTCGCGAGAAATCTCAAGACTCACCAGACTTACTACCAGGACTGTGTCTCTATGGCGAACAGTGGTTGCAACAAGAAGTGTTTCCCCACTTCCGCGATTTAACAAGACAGCAAGCTTCCCTCAAAGATTATTTTGCTGACCAACAGGTGCAAGCTTATTTAGAAGCGCTGCCAACGGATGCAGAAACAACTAATGAATGGGCTGTGATTAACCGCCAGCCATTTCCCCAACCACAGGCAAATCATCCCCGGCGTCGCCGTAGCAATTCGACTGGGGTAGCTCAACAATTTAACCACAGTTCTACACCTGACCCTGAGTTGCCAGAAGCAGCAATCACAGAAAAACCTGAAAATTCTCACCCATCGCCACCCAGAGGCAATGCTTCACCTACAGCTACATCTGGGAGTAAAAAACCTGAAATACCTGTGGCACAGTTTCCGACCCTTGAATCTCTGGACAGAGGAATTAAGCACCACACGAATGGGTCTAAATCATCTGCTGCACCTATTCCAACCCAAAAGCGGCGGCGGCGCAAGTCTACCCAAACTAACATCCAAGAGCAAGTTTTGGAGCGCCAGCGTTATCCCCAGCGACGGCGAACTTTCGCCCAGACACTAGAAGGAAAAACGCGGCTGGTTTGGACAGTGTTTATCTCATTGGCAGGTATATTAGTTTTCTGGTTATTAGTTTCCACAACTTTTGGCTGGATTAGCAGTTTGTTTTCCCCCAAACCATCTTTGCAAGGGGAACAGTTGGCTGTACAACTTAATCAACCACCAATCGCCATTCCTGACCGCAACAGCAAACCGCAACCACCAGAGGGAGCGCTGACAACTGCAACGGCAGAAGAAGTTATTCAAACTTGGCTATCTACCAAAGCCACAGCCCTAGGCCCGAGCCATGAAATTGATAGCTTAGAGCAGATTTTAGCAGGTTCAGCCTTATCTCAATGGCGGCTAATTGCCCAGCAGAATCGGGTAGAAAACCACTATCGGAAGTATGACCATAGCCTGAAGGTAGAATCTGTTGATAAAACTGAGTCAGACCCGAATCGTGTTGCGGTAAAGGCTACGGTGAAGGAAATTACAAAATTCTATGAAAATGGTCAATTGAAAAAGTCCTCTGAGGAAAATTTGCGCGTCCGGTATGATTTAATTCGTCGGGAAGGTGTGTGGCGAATTCAGGGTATGTCAGTCGTTAATCAGATCATTTGA
- the pdhA gene encoding pyruvate dehydrogenase (acetyl-transferring) E1 component subunit alpha has product MVQERTLPKFNTATVQITKEEGLRLYEDMTLGRFFEDKCAEMYYRGKMFGFVHLYNGQEAVSSGIIRGAMRPGEDYVSSTYRDHVHALSAGVPAREVMAELFGKATGCSKGRGGSMHMFSAEHRLLGGYAFVAEGIPVAAGAAFQSKYRREVLGDKNADQVTACFFGDGAANNGQFFETLNMAALWKLPILFVVENNKWAIGMAHERATSQPEIYKKASVFNMAGVEVDGMDVLAVRAVAQEAVARARAGEGPTLIEAMTYRFRGHSLADPDELRSKAEKDFWFARDPIKKLAADLLEKKLVDEAELKAIERKIQAVIDEAVKFAESSPEPDPSELYRFVFAEDE; this is encoded by the coding sequence ATGGTACAAGAACGCACGTTACCCAAATTTAATACTGCCACCGTCCAGATTACCAAGGAAGAAGGGTTGCGGTTGTACGAAGACATGACTTTAGGGCGCTTTTTTGAAGATAAATGCGCTGAAATGTACTACAGGGGCAAAATGTTTGGTTTTGTCCACCTCTACAACGGTCAAGAAGCCGTTTCTAGCGGCATTATTAGAGGAGCCATGCGACCGGGTGAAGATTATGTTTCTAGCACCTACCGCGACCACGTTCATGCTCTAAGTGCGGGAGTACCAGCAAGAGAGGTGATGGCAGAATTATTTGGCAAAGCTACCGGTTGCAGCAAAGGGCGCGGTGGTTCGATGCATATGTTTTCTGCGGAGCATCGCTTGTTAGGTGGTTATGCTTTCGTAGCTGAAGGTATTCCTGTCGCAGCTGGTGCAGCATTCCAAAGCAAATACCGCCGCGAAGTCTTGGGAGACAAAAACGCTGACCAAGTGACAGCTTGCTTTTTTGGCGATGGTGCTGCTAACAACGGTCAATTTTTTGAAACATTAAATATGGCGGCTCTTTGGAAACTGCCAATTCTTTTTGTGGTAGAAAATAATAAGTGGGCAATTGGTATGGCTCACGAACGGGCAACTTCCCAGCCTGAGATTTACAAAAAAGCCAGTGTGTTTAACATGGCGGGTGTGGAAGTAGATGGTATGGATGTGCTGGCGGTGCGAGCCGTAGCCCAAGAAGCTGTCGCCCGTGCCCGTGCAGGTGAAGGACCAACCTTAATCGAAGCTATGACCTACCGCTTCCGGGGTCACTCTTTGGCAGACCCGGATGAACTGCGGAGCAAGGCTGAGAAAGACTTCTGGTTTGCCCGTGACCCAATTAAGAAGCTGGCTGCTGATTTGTTGGAGAAAAAGCTGGTAGATGAGGCAGAACTCAAAGCGATTGAGCGGAAAATTCAGGCTGTAATTGACGAAGCTGTTAAGTTCGCTGAAAGCAGCCCCGAACCAGACCCCAGCGAGTTGTATCGCTTTGTGTTTGCCGAAGACGAGTAA
- a CDS encoding galactose mutarotase-like enzyme, whose amino-acid sequence MFAIALQQQQYKTYILSDNASRAQLEVVPERGGIITRWRVQGQEMLYLDAERFTHPDLSVRGGVPILFPICGNLPDNTYTHNGQQYTLKQHGFARELPWEVTDQVTKDQASLTVVLKSNEQTKAVYPFDFQLAFTYELQGNTLEIRQEYQNLSSTPMPFSAGFHPYFAVGDKTQLEFEIPSGQYLDQQTKEVHPFNGNFDFSRDEMDFAFGQLTGQSAAVVDHRRKLKLTLDYDEIYPWLVFWTLKGKEFYCLEPWTAPRNSLNTGENLTVLAPGASCTASVRLTANLFSAP is encoded by the coding sequence GTGTTTGCGATCGCACTTCAACAGCAACAGTACAAAACCTACATCCTTTCTGATAACGCTTCTCGCGCCCAACTAGAAGTTGTGCCAGAACGCGGCGGTATCATCACCCGTTGGCGTGTCCAAGGGCAAGAAATGCTCTATTTAGACGCTGAACGCTTTACCCATCCTGATTTGAGCGTCAGGGGTGGAGTGCCGATTTTATTTCCCATCTGCGGCAACTTACCGGATAATACTTACACCCATAACGGGCAGCAGTATACTCTCAAACAACACGGTTTTGCTCGTGAATTACCTTGGGAAGTAACTGACCAAGTAACCAAAGATCAAGCTAGTCTCACTGTCGTCCTCAAGAGCAACGAGCAAACAAAGGCAGTTTATCCCTTTGACTTTCAACTGGCTTTCACCTACGAACTCCAAGGTAATACCTTAGAAATTCGCCAAGAGTATCAAAATCTGTCATCCACACCAATGCCGTTTTCGGCTGGTTTCCATCCCTATTTTGCAGTGGGTGATAAAACTCAGCTAGAGTTTGAAATTCCCTCTGGGCAGTATTTAGACCAGCAAACCAAAGAAGTTCACCCCTTTAACGGCAATTTCGACTTTAGCCGGGATGAAATGGATTTTGCCTTTGGACAGCTAACGGGTCAATCTGCCGCTGTCGTCGATCATCGCCGCAAGCTAAAACTCACCCTAGATTACGATGAGATTTATCCTTGGCTGGTGTTTTGGACGCTTAAGGGCAAAGAATTCTACTGTCTAGAGCCGTGGACTGCTCCTCGTAACTCCCTGAACACTGGTGAAAACCTGACTGTGTTGGCTCCTGGAGCTAGCTGCACTGCTTCTGTGCGGTTAACAGCAAATCTTTTCTCAGCCCCTTGA